The following proteins are encoded in a genomic region of Saccharopolyspora antimicrobica:
- a CDS encoding GNAT family N-acetyltransferase — protein MPSEITVRVGPRPGDLGTVLAMHGRFYAREHSFDERFEAHVAKGLAAFAEALGEARDEPGAEPGRLWLAERDGEVVGTVGLTDEGAGTAKLRWFLVSPEVRGSGVGKRLIRALLEYARERDFERILLSTVGQLEAAAHLYLDAGFRCTERRSVRQWGQHLDELDYRLDLR, from the coding sequence ATGCCTTCCGAGATCACCGTTCGCGTCGGCCCGAGGCCCGGCGACCTCGGCACCGTGCTGGCCATGCACGGCCGGTTCTACGCGCGCGAGCACTCCTTCGACGAACGCTTCGAAGCGCACGTCGCCAAGGGTCTGGCCGCATTCGCCGAGGCGCTGGGCGAAGCCCGCGACGAGCCGGGTGCCGAACCGGGGCGGCTCTGGCTCGCCGAGCGGGACGGCGAGGTCGTGGGCACCGTCGGCCTCACCGACGAAGGCGCGGGCACCGCGAAGCTGCGGTGGTTCCTGGTCTCGCCCGAGGTGCGCGGTTCCGGCGTCGGCAAACGCCTGATCCGCGCCTTGCTGGAGTACGCGCGGGAACGCGACTTCGAGCGGATCCTGCTCTCGACCGTCGGTCAGCTGGAAGCCGCCGCGCACCTCTACCTCGACGCCGGTTTCCGCTGCACCGAGCGGAGGTCCGTCCGCCAGTGGGGCCAGCACCTCGACGAGCTGGACTACCGCCTCGACCTGCGCTGA
- a CDS encoding TetR/AcrR family transcriptional regulator, whose product MTERDTGRRSELLAKLLDYSATHGLSEVSLRPLAAAVGSSPRMLLYFFGSKEGLVREVHRHARDVQLQLLADTLADCHDRTEALRGLWHWLSSAAHHDVIRFFFESYARSLRGGAWEGFGEASVREWLPPLQRALGGSEAEATLVLAALRGLVLDLLATGDAARVDSAFEALLANM is encoded by the coding sequence ATGACTGAGCGGGACACGGGACGCCGGAGCGAACTGCTCGCGAAGCTCCTGGACTACTCCGCCACGCACGGCCTGTCGGAGGTCTCGCTGCGCCCGCTCGCGGCCGCGGTCGGCTCCAGCCCGCGGATGCTGCTGTACTTCTTCGGCTCCAAGGAAGGCCTGGTCCGCGAGGTGCACCGGCACGCCCGCGACGTCCAGCTCCAGCTGCTCGCCGACACCCTCGCCGACTGCCACGACCGCACCGAGGCGCTGCGCGGGCTGTGGCACTGGCTCAGCTCCGCAGCGCATCACGACGTGATCCGGTTCTTCTTCGAGAGCTACGCGCGCTCGCTGCGGGGCGGCGCGTGGGAGGGCTTCGGCGAGGCCAGCGTCCGCGAATGGCTGCCGCCGCTCCAACGCGCGCTCGGCGGCTCCGAGGCGGAGGCCACGCTGGTGCTGGCCGCGCTGCGCGGGCTGGTCCTCGACCTGCTGGCCACCGGTGACGCAGCGCGCGTGGACAGCGCGTTCGAGGCCCTGCTCGCCAACATGTGA
- a CDS encoding NADH:flavin oxidoreductase/NADH oxidase, whose product MSDVSHLFEPIKLRDLVIRNRAWVSPMCQYSATDGVPNDWHLVHLGQFATGGAGLVISEATAVAPEGRISPQDTGLWNDEQVAAWRRINDFLHAQGAATGVQLAHAGRKASTSAPWEGGQTVPASEGGWETVSSTGNAFGNNAAPRALTEAEVAELPAQFAAAARRAEEAGFDVVELHFAHGYLAHQFYSPLVNDRTDRYGGDFDNRVRVLLEITEAVREVWPADRPLFVRISATDWVEGGWTGEDSVRLSRLLAERGVDLVDASTGGAVPKADIPISAGYQVRFARQVRNEADVPTAAVGLITSPEQAEEIVASGSADAVLLGRELLRDPHWPLRAADRLHADNIWPKQYERARRI is encoded by the coding sequence GTGTCTGACGTGAGCCATCTCTTCGAACCGATCAAGCTGCGCGACCTCGTCATCCGCAACCGCGCGTGGGTCTCGCCGATGTGCCAGTACTCGGCGACCGACGGCGTGCCCAACGACTGGCACCTGGTGCACCTCGGCCAGTTCGCCACCGGCGGCGCCGGGCTGGTCATCTCCGAGGCGACCGCCGTGGCCCCGGAAGGCCGGATCAGCCCGCAGGACACCGGCCTGTGGAACGACGAGCAGGTCGCCGCCTGGCGGCGCATCAACGACTTCCTGCACGCGCAGGGCGCGGCCACCGGCGTGCAGCTCGCGCACGCCGGGCGCAAGGCGTCCACCTCCGCGCCGTGGGAGGGCGGCCAGACGGTTCCGGCGTCCGAGGGCGGCTGGGAGACGGTGAGCTCCACCGGCAACGCCTTCGGCAACAACGCCGCGCCGCGCGCCCTGACCGAAGCCGAGGTCGCGGAGCTGCCCGCCCAGTTCGCGGCCGCCGCGCGCCGGGCCGAGGAGGCCGGCTTCGACGTGGTCGAGCTGCACTTCGCGCACGGCTACCTGGCGCACCAGTTCTACTCGCCGCTGGTCAACGACCGCACCGACCGCTACGGCGGCGACTTCGACAACCGGGTGCGGGTGCTGCTGGAGATCACCGAGGCGGTCCGCGAGGTGTGGCCGGCTGACCGGCCGCTGTTCGTCCGGATCTCGGCGACCGACTGGGTCGAGGGCGGCTGGACCGGCGAGGACTCGGTGCGGCTGTCCCGGCTGCTGGCCGAGCGCGGCGTGGACCTGGTGGACGCCTCCACCGGTGGTGCGGTGCCGAAGGCGGACATCCCGATCAGCGCGGGTTACCAGGTGCGGTTCGCGCGCCAGGTGCGCAACGAGGCGGACGTCCCGACGGCGGCCGTCGGCCTGATCACCTCGCCCGAGCAGGCCGAGGAGATCGTCGCATCGGGTTCGGCGGACGCGGTCCTGCTCGGCCGCGAGCTGCTCCGCGACCCGCACTGGCCGCTGCGCGCGGCCGACCGCCTGCACGCGGACAACATCTGGCCGAAGCAGTACGAGCGCGCCCGCCGCATCTGA
- a CDS encoding DUF3558 family protein translates to MRTTPVTAAAALALTGLLLSGCATADSDAPASEAEPLVGPSLAGFDPCSALSQSDLQHVGVTQPGEQVDENGEIGCDFRGDDEFLLRISKAETTDLASWERQRGVFSSFEPNAVGAREGISAVPAGAPEFSWCRQIIAVGDGSVSVEIKYNADTGRADPETCAKALDIAQVLEPALP, encoded by the coding sequence ATGCGTACAACACCAGTCACAGCAGCCGCCGCGCTGGCCCTCACCGGCCTGCTGCTCTCGGGGTGCGCGACCGCGGACAGCGACGCACCCGCATCGGAGGCGGAACCGCTGGTCGGACCGTCGCTGGCCGGGTTCGACCCGTGCTCGGCGCTCTCCCAGAGCGATCTCCAGCACGTCGGCGTCACCCAGCCCGGGGAGCAGGTCGACGAGAACGGCGAGATCGGCTGCGACTTCCGCGGCGACGACGAGTTCCTGCTGCGCATCTCGAAGGCGGAGACCACCGATCTCGCGAGCTGGGAGCGGCAGCGCGGCGTGTTCAGCAGCTTCGAGCCGAACGCGGTCGGCGCTCGCGAGGGGATCAGCGCGGTGCCCGCCGGAGCGCCGGAGTTCTCCTGGTGCAGGCAGATCATCGCCGTCGGCGACGGCTCGGTCTCGGTGGAGATCAAGTACAACGCCGACACCGGGCGGGCGGACCCGGAAACCTGCGCGAAGGCCCTGGACATCGCGCAGGTCCTGGAGCCCGCCCTGCCCTGA